From Variimorphobacter saccharofermentans, one genomic window encodes:
- a CDS encoding pirin family protein: protein MERKISQQVTGYRTKDGAGVNLVRVLGDQTVRQYDPILMLDSFDSTNPDDYTAGFPMHPHRGIETISYVYRGYMTHKDSLGNEDTIGDGEVQWMTAGSGIMHEERLPAAARLLGVQLWLNLPAKDKLAPPAYHSIKNSDIEEIDFNWGKLRLLAGEFEEEKAL, encoded by the coding sequence ATGGAACGAAAAATCAGTCAACAAGTTACCGGTTATAGAACTAAGGACGGAGCCGGAGTAAATTTGGTCAGAGTATTGGGAGACCAAACTGTTCGACAATATGATCCCATTTTAATGCTCGATTCCTTTGACAGCACAAATCCGGATGATTATACAGCAGGATTTCCCATGCATCCTCACAGAGGTATTGAGACAATTAGTTATGTGTATCGTGGGTATATGACTCACAAGGATAGCTTAGGAAATGAGGATACGATTGGTGATGGAGAAGTTCAATGGATGACAGCAGGCTCTGGTATTATGCATGAAGAAAGATTGCCGGCTGCGGCGCGGCTGCTTGGTGTACAACTCTGGCTGAATCTTCCCGCAAAGGACAAACTGGCTCCTCCAGCTTATCATAGCATCAAAAACTCAGACATTGAGGAAATTGATTTTAATTGGGGTAAGCTAAGACTGTTGGCGGGCGAGTTTGAGGAAGAAAAGGCTTTATGA
- a CDS encoding pirin-like C-terminal cupin domain-containing protein, with the protein MSKYLPLSYYDLHLNPKETVILNTEIESSVMVFTLLGGAYIGGELVKEKTAVKLTSGDHVEIKATDEKAQVLFISSKRLDEPVAWGGPIVMNSMEELNKAFDDLKKGTFLQDKISY; encoded by the coding sequence ATGAGCAAATATCTTCCTCTTAGTTATTACGATTTGCATTTAAACCCAAAAGAAACTGTTATTTTGAATACAGAAATTGAGAGCTCTGTCATGGTGTTTACTCTTTTAGGAGGCGCTTATATCGGGGGTGAGCTGGTAAAAGAAAAGACAGCAGTAAAACTTACCTCTGGCGACCATGTTGAGATAAAGGCCACAGATGAAAAAGCTCAGGTTTTATTCATTAGTTCAAAACGACTGGACGAACCGGTGGCTTGGGGTGGCCCTATCGTCATGAATTCAATGGAAGAATTGAATAAAGCTTTTGATGATTTGAAGAAGGGCACTTTTTTACAAGATAAAATTTCTTATTGA
- a CDS encoding extracellular solute-binding protein — protein sequence MTKPMVVWLITTNRSDVLTYHNIMKKLEIRSKMKIDLKIVSWVRLYDSLVKAFREGNQPDLFALGTTWVATFAHLGYLEPIPQNIGFPPAIAPWIEECTQYKGVQYAVPYNMSPLVMCAQQNILDQNHITREDLKDFAGLYNACQRIDRNFKTHGDYDHMPFLFLLKADVNMMHSFFAFLFKKGWKFPDINNTDSTIVTEGLYETFQYMNSLLCISGNIKKEMYLNYNNLYDKFYKTRQVTFYLDYSNRIVSDIMNERIKGIERDHSLALLPLPSQSQEGKNYLGGSMLAVSAESKNKEQAWDIIKYLTEDDTVEMNAMLSGDIPALDIPFWKKHGDDPTLQMLYNEMKNSISYPVHPLWRGIEVVLAEGIYRSFLSINQQTESEACEEINGIISNTLKKIKEILDITWEI from the coding sequence ATGACAAAACCAATGGTTGTATGGCTGATCACTACGAATAGAAGTGATGTTTTAACCTATCATAATATAATGAAAAAGCTAGAAATCAGAAGTAAGATGAAAATAGATCTGAAAATCGTATCCTGGGTCAGACTATATGATAGTCTTGTAAAGGCCTTTCGGGAGGGGAATCAGCCGGATCTCTTTGCATTAGGGACAACCTGGGTCGCTACATTTGCGCATCTTGGTTATTTAGAACCAATACCACAGAATATTGGTTTTCCGCCAGCAATTGCACCATGGATCGAGGAGTGCACCCAATATAAAGGGGTTCAATATGCGGTACCCTATAATATGAGCCCATTAGTTATGTGCGCACAACAGAATATCTTAGATCAGAATCATATAACCAGAGAAGATTTAAAGGATTTTGCCGGATTATATAATGCATGTCAAAGGATTGATCGGAATTTTAAAACGCATGGCGATTATGACCATATGCCCTTCCTGTTTTTATTAAAAGCGGATGTGAACATGATGCATAGCTTTTTTGCTTTTTTATTTAAAAAAGGCTGGAAATTTCCTGATATAAATAATACGGATAGCACAATAGTTACCGAAGGTTTATATGAGACCTTCCAATATATGAATTCTTTGCTTTGCATATCAGGCAATATCAAAAAGGAAATGTATTTGAATTATAATAATTTATATGATAAATTCTACAAGACGAGGCAGGTAACATTTTATCTGGATTACAGTAATCGCATTGTTTCGGATATTATGAATGAAAGAATCAAAGGAATTGAAAGAGATCATTCCTTAGCTCTCTTGCCGTTGCCGAGTCAGAGCCAGGAAGGTAAAAATTATTTGGGTGGAAGTATGCTTGCTGTGTCCGCTGAATCAAAAAACAAAGAGCAGGCATGGGATATCATCAAATATCTTACCGAAGATGATACAGTGGAAATGAATGCAATGTTAAGTGGTGATATTCCTGCTCTGGATATTCCATTTTGGAAAAAACATGGGGATGATCCTACACTTCAAATGCTATACAATGAGATGAAGAATTCCATTTCATATCCAGTGCATCCACTGTGGAGAGGGATTGAAGTAGTACTAGCTGAGGGTATTTATCGTTCGTTTTTATCAATTAACCAACAGACTGAATCCGAGGCATGCGAGGAAATTAATGGAATAATTAGTAATACATTAAAGAAAATCAAGGAAATACTCGATATAACTTGGGAGATTTAA
- a CDS encoding phosphatase PAP2 family protein, whose protein sequence is MDTMIEILKYIQSFSNPFLDSFFELVTMLGENIFFIAVIAVFYWCFNKTFGYKLAFVYLTSGAFNTIIKEIVKFPRPIGYEGIRSSRIKTAGGYSFPSGHTQQASSLFITLMMEFRKKWLYIIGVLGMLFVGLSRMYLGVHWPTDVIGGLMIGILWTITVVKIFDWSKDREDPALLGVLVIPMMICLLLIKTATYYKAVGALTAMWAGYLIEDKYIHYVTKAVWWKQLIKLVVGLLGIILIRVYIKMLLPLSIYSDFFRYALMGLWMTLLSPIVYRICKIEERETLKNVEN, encoded by the coding sequence ATGGATACAATGATAGAAATTCTCAAGTATATTCAATCCTTTTCCAATCCTTTTTTGGACTCATTTTTTGAACTAGTTACTATGCTAGGAGAGAACATATTCTTTATTGCTGTGATTGCGGTTTTTTATTGGTGCTTCAATAAGACCTTTGGATATAAATTAGCCTTTGTCTATCTTACGAGTGGAGCATTCAATACCATAATAAAAGAAATTGTTAAATTCCCAAGACCTATTGGTTATGAAGGAATCAGATCAAGTAGAATTAAGACCGCAGGGGGATATTCATTTCCAAGTGGACACACACAGCAAGCATCCTCATTATTTATCACATTGATGATGGAATTCAGGAAAAAGTGGCTTTATATCATAGGGGTATTAGGGATGCTTTTCGTTGGATTATCAAGAATGTATTTGGGAGTTCATTGGCCTACCGATGTCATCGGGGGATTGATGATTGGAATATTATGGACAATAACTGTAGTTAAAATATTTGATTGGTCTAAGGATAGGGAAGACCCTGCACTTCTTGGAGTTCTGGTTATACCGATGATGATATGTCTGCTGCTTATTAAAACGGCTACGTATTATAAGGCTGTTGGTGCACTAACTGCCATGTGGGCAGGCTATCTTATTGAAGATAAATATATACACTATGTAACAAAAGCGGTATGGTGGAAGCAGCTCATTAAGCTTGTAGTTGGACTTCTTGGTATTATCTTAATAAGAGTGTACATAAAGATGCTGCTACCCCTTAGCATATATAGTGATTTTTTTAGATATGCCTTAATGGGGCTGTGGATGACATTGTTATCTCCGATTGTCTACCGCATATGTAAAATTGAGGAAAGAGAGACCCTGAAGAATGTTGAGAATTGA
- a CDS encoding L,D-transpeptidase family protein, with amino-acid sequence MKKTFIKKNHIIIVLAVFIVLYLLVALYFSKHYFFNTIINGVDVSLRSYEDAAELFREYVRNYELNIIERNGSIEKISGNELEMLYQGPRVMEVVYHRQNPLKWGISLFRIQNIFMDDLYRYSRQKLNQRISELHCMKRHYIEPQNVAFQYSNGSFLVIPEVYGDKIIKGKLISEIHTSIANGMKTLDLNEKNCYENPRYTVHSQEAIRAKKTLDHYVSAKIVYQFGSRSEVLNGRLINRWLSLDDAMNVKINKRAIINYINILSKKYDTVGVDRNFITSYGRTVVVHGGLYGWKINQEAEVAALEEIIKQGITVEKEPEYVQKAVSREENDIGDTYVEVNITRQHLWFYIDGKLVCESNVVTGNPNRGFATAVGTYMLVYKQKGATLTGPGYSAEVDYWMPFYGSMGLHDARWRHSFGGEIYKRRGTHGCVNLPYHIAETIFHKIEEGTPIVLYEEGI; translated from the coding sequence ATGAAAAAAACTTTTATTAAGAAAAATCACATTATAATTGTACTGGCTGTGTTTATTGTACTTTATTTGCTGGTTGCTCTCTATTTTTCCAAGCATTATTTTTTTAATACGATCATCAATGGCGTAGATGTATCTTTAAGATCGTATGAGGATGCCGCTGAGCTTTTTCGTGAGTATGTCAGAAACTATGAACTTAATATAATTGAAAGAAACGGATCAATAGAAAAAATCAGTGGAAATGAGTTAGAGATGCTATATCAGGGACCGAGGGTTATGGAGGTGGTATATCACAGGCAAAACCCATTAAAATGGGGGATTTCTCTGTTCCGTATTCAGAATATTTTCATGGATGACCTATACCGTTACAGCAGACAGAAGCTAAATCAAAGGATTAGCGAATTACACTGTATGAAAAGGCATTATATTGAGCCACAGAACGTAGCATTTCAATATTCCAATGGCTCATTTCTTGTAATTCCTGAAGTATATGGTGATAAAATAATCAAGGGAAAGCTAATCAGTGAAATTCATACCAGCATAGCAAACGGGATGAAAACCTTAGATTTAAATGAAAAAAATTGTTATGAGAATCCCCGGTATACTGTTCATTCACAAGAAGCGATTCGTGCAAAAAAGACACTGGATCATTATGTATCAGCAAAAATCGTATATCAGTTTGGGAGCAGGAGCGAGGTTCTCAATGGGAGGCTTATTAATCGATGGTTAAGTCTGGATGATGCTATGAATGTGAAAATCAATAAAAGAGCGATCATTAATTATATTAATATCCTTAGTAAAAAATACGACACAGTAGGAGTGGACCGTAATTTTATTACTTCCTATGGGAGAACGGTGGTTGTTCATGGCGGGCTGTATGGATGGAAGATTAACCAGGAAGCCGAAGTGGCTGCTTTGGAGGAAATAATAAAGCAGGGGATTACCGTGGAAAAAGAACCTGAATATGTGCAAAAGGCGGTAAGTCGTGAGGAAAATGATATTGGTGATACCTATGTAGAGGTTAACATCACAAGGCAGCATCTATGGTTTTATATCGACGGTAAGCTGGTATGTGAGAGTAATGTTGTTACTGGGAACCCTAACAGAGGCTTTGCCACTGCAGTTGGTACCTATATGCTGGTATATAAGCAAAAAGGGGCCACATTAACTGGTCCAGGATATAGTGCAGAGGTGGATTATTGGATGCCTTTTTATGGGAGCATGGGGCTCCATGATGCGAGGTGGAGGCATTCCTTTGGAGGAGAGATCTATAAAAGGAGGGGGACACATGGATGTGTAAATCTGCCATATCACATAGCAGAAACTATTTTTCATAAGATAGAAGAAGGAACCCCGATTGTGCTATATGAGGAAGGAATATGA
- a CDS encoding 6-carboxytetrahydropterin synthase, with translation MRSFTTLDLQYAHRFYGFRGEAQYLHGHTGILTIEVEDDVNMGVNMVFPCNEIKKTAWEVLQNFDHALVLREDDPLLPAILGVYEAQGIKDGAPTNKQKGPAFKTELATAYPECRLVVTKETMTVEGMIKIVYDLLKDKLNIVKLTFTSGVNGATEEYEPKKAIDRCPLCGIALNENGVCPKCGYKK, from the coding sequence ATGAGAAGTTTTACAACATTAGACCTTCAATATGCACACAGGTTCTATGGATTTAGAGGTGAAGCACAGTACTTGCACGGACATACGGGAATACTGACGATCGAAGTTGAAGACGACGTTAACATGGGAGTCAATATGGTATTTCCATGTAATGAAATCAAGAAGACTGCTTGGGAAGTATTACAAAACTTTGACCACGCGCTTGTTTTGAGAGAGGATGACCCATTGCTTCCAGCGATTCTAGGCGTTTACGAAGCACAGGGAATTAAAGACGGCGCACCGACCAATAAGCAAAAAGGCCCCGCATTTAAAACAGAACTTGCAACAGCATATCCGGAATGTCGTCTAGTTGTTACAAAAGAAACAATGACCGTTGAAGGAATGATTAAAATCGTATACGACTTACTGAAGGACAAGCTGAACATAGTTAAGCTTACGTTTACAAGCGGTGTAAATGGTGCAACAGAAGAATACGAACCTAAAAAGGCTATTGACCGCTGCCCGTTATGCGGTATAGCGTTAAATGAAAATGGCGTTTGCCCGAAATGCGGATATAAGAAATAG
- a CDS encoding GNAT family N-acetyltransferase has protein sequence MQFKLYTDVHEFYHDTFDVLMCHEAQNLIPLGNIIIGHEGKDKSEWRNPANWLMATVSDTNGIQLTALMTPPHNITLYATGNIIDVNAINCLIDGLKEYEIPGVITEKTLAECFAREYTTRKGLTYKTTMDQRIYELKAVNPEVKQFGVVRLLEEKDIYFFPYWLEAFNAASIYGNTKMYIPQDGDAYHYRLSTKKLYLLEVDGIPVSMAGYTREMQSAIGVAFVYTPPYFRGNGYATSCVAQISQMALDKGYTRCVLYTDLLNPTSNSIYQKIGYKPVCDSLMLKFE, from the coding sequence ATGCAGTTTAAGTTGTATACGGATGTACATGAATTTTACCATGATACCTTTGATGTGTTAATGTGTCACGAGGCACAGAATTTGATCCCCCTTGGTAATATCATAATTGGACATGAGGGGAAGGATAAATCAGAATGGCGTAATCCCGCGAACTGGCTCATGGCAACAGTTTCTGATACAAACGGTATACAGCTTACTGCGCTTATGACACCACCTCATAATATTACGCTTTATGCAACAGGTAATATTATTGATGTAAATGCTATAAACTGTCTGATTGATGGACTAAAGGAATATGAAATTCCGGGAGTGATAACGGAAAAGACCTTAGCGGAATGCTTTGCCAGAGAATACACAACACGAAAGGGATTAACCTATAAAACAACCATGGACCAGCGTATATACGAGTTAAAGGCAGTAAATCCTGAGGTGAAGCAATTTGGCGTCGTTCGTTTACTGGAGGAAAAGGATATATATTTCTTTCCATACTGGCTGGAGGCGTTTAATGCAGCCAGTATTTATGGAAATACTAAAATGTATATCCCGCAAGATGGAGATGCATATCACTATCGACTATCAACGAAAAAGCTCTATCTTTTAGAGGTGGATGGGATACCTGTCTCAATGGCAGGTTATACAAGAGAAATGCAGTCGGCAATTGGTGTGGCTTTTGTATATACCCCTCCATATTTTCGAGGAAATGGCTATGCAACCTCATGTGTGGCTCAAATCAGTCAAATGGCACTTGATAAAGGATATACCCGGTGTGTACTATACACAGACCTGTTAAATCCGACATCGAATAGTATTTATCAGAAAATAGGATATAAACCTGTTTGCGATTCACTCATGTTGAAATTTGAATGA
- a CDS encoding multicopper oxidase family protein, producing the protein MNRYIGCYPEKPEEQEEFVVDPSNPETIPKFVDPVPIPDTAKPVNQSSSYKEKERYYHIVMKEGKHRFHKYFPLTTIWGYNGTYPGPTFEVPKDVHVKVKWENKLPRKHIFPVDHTLHGTMDTPDVRTVVHLHGANVDAASDGHPDAWYSRDNQYVGHKYSREVYEYTNHQAGATLWYHDHAIGITRLNVYAGLAGFYLIRDFLEERLNLPKGSFEIPLLIQDKTFNTDGTLFYPDNATPPVENPIPSTPSFFFGNTIAVNGKLWPFMEVEPRKYRFRILNGSNLRAYEFKLDNGEVFHQIGTDLGLLHHPVEIESFILEPAERMDLIIDFSKYKGQEIILQNIAPTPPSPGMDQIMKFKVSKELSCPDTSTIPKELMPMHKINPALATKERTMILDETTDHYGRTVHLLNDKMWSDPATEKPKLDTIEIWHIVNNFGFPHPIHLHLVHFEILGRKEFTAEDFDENGNYKFDIEKLTPPLNYETGPKDVVRADPGQVTSIVMHFKEHAGDYVWHCHILEHEDNDMMRPLVVEN; encoded by the coding sequence ATGAATCGATATATAGGATGTTATCCGGAAAAACCGGAAGAGCAAGAAGAGTTCGTAGTAGATCCTTCAAATCCGGAAACCATTCCTAAGTTTGTGGATCCGGTACCTATTCCCGATACAGCCAAACCTGTTAATCAAAGCAGTTCATATAAAGAGAAAGAAAGGTATTATCATATCGTCATGAAAGAAGGAAAGCATAGATTTCATAAATACTTTCCGCTGACAACAATATGGGGATACAATGGAACCTATCCAGGACCAACTTTCGAAGTTCCTAAGGATGTACATGTGAAAGTAAAGTGGGAGAACAAGCTACCAAGAAAGCATATTTTCCCTGTGGATCATACGCTTCATGGAACAATGGATACACCCGATGTAAGAACGGTTGTCCATTTGCATGGAGCCAATGTGGATGCCGCTAGTGACGGACATCCGGATGCCTGGTATTCCAGAGATAATCAGTATGTTGGTCATAAATATTCCAGAGAGGTGTACGAATATACGAATCATCAGGCAGGAGCCACCTTATGGTACCATGACCATGCAATTGGTATTACCAGACTGAATGTATATGCTGGACTGGCAGGCTTCTATCTGATCAGAGATTTTTTGGAGGAAAGACTTAATTTACCGAAGGGATCCTTTGAAATACCGTTATTAATTCAAGATAAAACATTCAATACGGATGGAACTCTATTCTATCCCGATAATGCAACGCCACCGGTTGAGAACCCCATACCTTCTACGCCTTCCTTCTTTTTTGGCAATACCATTGCTGTAAACGGAAAGCTCTGGCCATTTATGGAGGTAGAGCCACGTAAATACAGATTTCGTATTCTGAATGGCTCAAATCTACGGGCATATGAGTTTAAATTAGACAATGGAGAGGTATTCCATCAAATCGGTACAGATTTAGGATTACTGCATCACCCGGTTGAAATCGAATCCTTTATTTTGGAGCCTGCTGAAAGAATGGATCTGATTATTGACTTCTCGAAATATAAGGGACAGGAAATTATACTGCAAAACATTGCGCCGACTCCGCCAAGCCCCGGAATGGATCAGATTATGAAGTTCAAGGTTAGTAAAGAATTATCATGTCCGGATACAAGTACGATTCCAAAGGAATTGATGCCGATGCATAAAATAAATCCTGCTTTAGCTACAAAAGAACGAACAATGATATTGGATGAGACAACCGATCATTATGGAAGAACAGTACACTTACTTAACGATAAAATGTGGAGTGATCCGGCAACAGAAAAGCCGAAACTGGATACCATAGAAATATGGCATATCGTAAATAATTTTGGTTTTCCTCACCCGATCCATCTTCATCTGGTGCATTTTGAAATACTGGGAAGAAAAGAATTCACAGCGGAGGACTTTGATGAGAATGGAAACTATAAATTTGATATAGAGAAATTGACACCGCCACTTAACTACGAAACAGGGCCTAAGGATGTGGTGAGAGCGGACCCGGGCCAGGTAACGTCAATTGTAATGCATTTTAAAGAACACGCCGGAGATTATGTATGGCACTGCCATATATTAGAACATGAAGATAATGATATGATGAGACCGTTGGTGGTTGAAAACTAA
- a CDS encoding DUF4440 domain-containing protein yields MSNNVQPIENDEVFCTMDQLNKDWLQAYNTDPKAIRNSYRENAVLFFDRENYIKGNQAICQFYSKNRNQIEQVKSIHTTYRVRLSENPDMVYEIGYMITEKYARYDFIIIWSNEEGTWLRELEVITLYASNSSDQEGIDAVRRKWVELANEHSPERLSTEVYAEDFTYYNRNTIYQGYDKLCEAYSYMKEPDFQIDLKKEFSVVVQPDLVYEMGKWMNSDYSGSYIIIWKKQQNGEWKIAFDSNW; encoded by the coding sequence ATGAGTAATAACGTACAGCCTATCGAGAATGATGAAGTATTCTGCACAATGGATCAGTTGAATAAGGATTGGCTACAAGCATATAATACAGATCCGAAGGCTATTAGAAATAGTTACAGGGAGAATGCAGTTCTGTTTTTTGATAGAGAAAACTACATAAAAGGAAATCAGGCAATCTGCCAGTTCTATAGTAAGAACCGTAATCAGATCGAGCAAGTGAAAAGCATTCATACTACATACCGGGTACGTTTATCAGAAAACCCGGATATGGTTTATGAAATAGGATATATGATAACGGAAAAGTATGCCAGGTATGATTTTATAATCATATGGTCGAACGAAGAAGGCACCTGGCTACGTGAACTGGAAGTTATTACGCTGTATGCTTCGAACAGTAGCGACCAAGAAGGCATCGATGCTGTAAGGAGAAAATGGGTTGAGCTTGCAAATGAACATTCGCCGGAGCGTCTTTCTACAGAGGTTTACGCAGAAGACTTTACCTACTATAATAGGAATACCATATATCAGGGCTATGATAAACTGTGCGAAGCATATTCCTATATGAAAGAACCCGATTTTCAAATTGATCTTAAGAAGGAGTTCAGTGTTGTGGTTCAGCCGGACCTGGTATATGAAATGGGGAAATGGATGAATTCAGACTATTCCGGAAGCTATATAATCATATGGAAAAAGCAGCAGAATGGTGAATGGAAGATTGCATTTGACTCTAATTGGTAG
- a CDS encoding GNAT family N-acetyltransferase: MTIQENKDSNAIGGSVSRPDPYDVCPVYESRQFMLRLVLPEDAEDLLVCYSNPEAQPIFNSDNCTSDFLYSSLDDMKRCIEEWIDAYKKKDYTRFSIIDKQNNKAVGTVEIFGSDENQGYSVLRIDILPQYENQEHLNELLCIADSFFLDFGCYRIVTKAIPEAAERIKALTKHGYTHYPENDEWKRKDYYIKRRTQ; this comes from the coding sequence ATGACAATACAAGAAAATAAAGATAGCAACGCAATAGGCGGATCAGTTAGCAGGCCTGATCCATATGATGTCTGCCCTGTTTATGAAAGCAGGCAATTTATGTTACGACTGGTATTACCAGAAGATGCTGAGGATCTTCTGGTATGCTATAGTAATCCTGAAGCACAACCGATTTTCAATTCGGACAATTGTACAAGTGATTTTTTATATTCATCCCTTGATGATATGAAAAGGTGCATAGAGGAATGGATTGATGCATATAAAAAGAAGGATTATACTCGATTTAGCATAATCGATAAGCAGAATAATAAGGCTGTCGGAACGGTTGAGATATTTGGTAGTGATGAAAATCAAGGCTATAGTGTGTTACGCATAGATATACTTCCACAATATGAAAATCAGGAGCACCTTAATGAGCTGCTTTGTATAGCAGATAGTTTCTTCCTTGACTTTGGCTGCTACAGAATTGTCACGAAAGCCATTCCCGAGGCGGCCGAACGCATCAAGGCATTGACGAAACACGGCTACACACATTATCCTGAAAATGATGAGTGGAAACGTAAGGATTATTACATAAAAAGAAGAACCCAATAA
- a CDS encoding CD3324 family protein, producing the protein MKYLNAADILPKELLVQIQEHISGEVLYIPIGEGRLKWGEKSGSKSYYENRNRHIKQQFQNGYSMEHIAQEFGLAYETVRKIIYKG; encoded by the coding sequence ATGAAGTATTTGAACGCAGCAGACATATTACCGAAGGAACTTTTAGTCCAAATTCAAGAGCATATCAGCGGTGAAGTTCTATATATCCCCATTGGAGAGGGACGTCTCAAGTGGGGAGAGAAAAGTGGCTCAAAGAGCTACTATGAAAATCGGAATAGGCATATTAAGCAACAATTTCAAAATGGTTATTCCATGGAACATATAGCTCAGGAATTTGGATTGGCCTATGAAACGGTACGAAAAATTATATATAAAGGATAA
- a CDS encoding arsenate reductase family protein → MLFIEYPKCTTCQKAKKWLDSHNKKYTDRHIVDNNPSYEELKEWYEKSGLPLKKFFNTSGLIYKDMQLKDKLPTMSEEEQLKLLATNGMLVKRPIIVDEDMILVGFKEAEWEEKIR, encoded by the coding sequence ATGTTATTTATAGAATACCCGAAATGTACCACATGCCAAAAGGCTAAGAAATGGCTGGATTCACATAATAAGAAATATACGGACCGTCATATTGTGGATAATAATCCTTCCTACGAAGAACTAAAAGAATGGTATGAGAAGAGTGGACTTCCGCTTAAGAAATTCTTTAATACAAGCGGACTTATTTATAAGGATATGCAGCTTAAGGATAAGTTACCTACGATGAGCGAAGAGGAGCAATTGAAACTGCTTGCTACGAATGGAATGCTGGTGAAACGTCCGATTATTGTAGATGAAGATATGATACTCGTTGGATTTAAGGAAGCGGAGTGGGAAGAAAAAATACGTTGA
- a CDS encoding lysozyme inhibitor LprI family protein → MSKKHLEISTYINRIDNSLLKRKLLLLAVVCCSTVILFSGCKSDRKASDDTITTSNQVVDNEATEDNQVSDSTSTKNDPVINSETAETNATATITPVESNPVEATSSVEENGNKEGMLLFTELSKYQYIFCSGVGAWQTILTIYEDGTFSGYYNDSDMGDIGEEYPNGTNYSCIFDGKFTTPKRVNDYTYSMTIEAISLVNEAGTEEIVEGIRYIYSEPYGLENAKEIYIYTTKAPIKELPEGFRNWAGYMGLNDVNEEYLPFYGLYNVETECGFTSFEIVEEDPGADIIAEVEEIEKQYEIMNDRLANEGLSQSKMNILAKEIYILWDDEINKIWGYLKDSLDKDTMDQLTTAQREWIKRKESEVNKAGSKYEGGSIQPMIEYITAAELTRDRVYELIEYLR, encoded by the coding sequence ATGAGTAAAAAACACTTGGAAATTAGTACATATATAAACAGAATAGATAACAGCTTACTGAAGCGAAAGCTGTTATTATTGGCAGTGGTGTGTTGTAGCACGGTAATACTATTTTCAGGTTGTAAGAGTGACCGTAAAGCTTCCGATGATACGATTACAACAAGCAATCAGGTGGTTGATAACGAAGCAACAGAAGACAATCAGGTAAGTGATAGTACATCAACTAAGAATGATCCGGTAATTAACAGCGAGACAGCGGAGACGAATGCTACAGCTACCATTACACCGGTGGAGTCAAATCCAGTAGAAGCAACATCGAGTGTAGAAGAGAACGGCAATAAAGAAGGAATGCTTTTATTTACAGAATTGTCAAAGTATCAATATATATTCTGTAGTGGAGTGGGGGCTTGGCAGACAATATTAACGATTTATGAAGATGGAACCTTCTCAGGATATTATAATGATTCTGATATGGGGGATATAGGGGAAGAATATCCCAATGGAACCAACTATTCATGTATATTTGACGGTAAATTCACAACACCTAAGAGAGTAAATGATTATACCTATTCTATGACAATTGAAGCAATCAGCCTGGTGAACGAAGCGGGAACGGAAGAGATTGTGGAAGGCATTCGATATATCTATAGTGAACCATATGGATTAGAGAATGCAAAAGAAATTTATATCTACACAACGAAGGCTCCCATCAAGGAATTACCGGAAGGCTTTAGAAACTGGGCTGGTTACATGGGGTTAAATGATGTGAACGAGGAATATCTACCGTTTTATGGTTTGTACAATGTAGAAACGGAATGTGGCTTCACTAGCTTTGAAATAGTAGAGGAGGATCCAGGGGCTGATATCATAGCAGAGGTGGAAGAAATAGAAAAGCAATATGAGATTATGAATGATCGACTGGCGAATGAAGGTTTAAGTCAATCAAAAATGAATATTCTGGCAAAGGAAATCTATATATTATGGGATGATGAGATTAATAAAATATGGGGATATTTAAAGGATTCCCTGGATAAGGATACAATGGATCAATTAACCACCGCACAAAGGGAATGGATTAAGAGGAAAGAAAGTGAAGTAAATAAGGCGGGTTCAAAATACGAAGGCGGTAGCATTCAGCCAATGATCGAATACATAACGGCTGCAGAGCTTACCAGAGACAGAGTATACGAATTGATCGAATATTTACGTTAA